A single genomic interval of Flammeovirga agarivorans harbors:
- a CDS encoding FAD-dependent oxidoreductase: MKRRNFLKSGVKGSIASGLLLSSNSISAKDKKSKDNIINDGSRDNWKQLSDGKRGKPERFKEVNYKVVVVGGGLAGICAAVASAREGVETLLVQDRSVLGGNASSEIRVLVNGVNHLKPDWIPERETGIIEEILLHNRFNNPQESFSVWDHVLYDFVIREPHLELLLNTQAVNVEMTGSSIKKAICWQNSTETEYHISAQQFVDCSGDGLLAASAGAEYRTGREAGSEFNEKYAPEEADGWQMGASLLIAGKDMGKPTAYSPPSFAIPFDLKKSNPRRKVRSFNEGYWWVEVGSKHDIIAEQDEIQHKLMGYVHGVWDYIKNSGDFEGTENYALEWIGSVPGRRESRRFMGDHILSERDLVDHQHFDDAVAYGGWSLDEHNPGGIENLDEPPSYFHYHFKKVYQIPFRSLYSRNIDNLLFSGRNISQTHIALSSTRVMATCALMGQATGTAAALCVQHKKNPRGIYQKHMVELQEKLMLNDAFIPDHPAMDKDDLAKEVKQWSASSTQSGDVNLLNDGWSRDFKGVLHHWSTDQIPASVQMEWEKPVALSSIVLKCDTNVQMNIMMRNNYNNRKIFTDTVPPELLKDLNLEARINGKWVTIGTITDNKTRRIKFNFDTIKTTSLRVNINETYGSSIAKLFEVRAYEKSVIS; encoded by the coding sequence ATGAAAAGAAGAAATTTCTTGAAATCAGGGGTGAAGGGATCTATCGCCTCTGGATTATTATTATCCTCAAATTCTATTAGTGCCAAGGATAAAAAATCAAAGGATAATATTATTAATGATGGTTCCAGAGACAATTGGAAACAACTTAGTGATGGCAAACGAGGAAAGCCTGAACGTTTTAAAGAAGTAAACTACAAAGTAGTCGTTGTTGGAGGAGGACTCGCAGGAATATGTGCTGCAGTCGCTTCAGCTAGAGAGGGCGTTGAAACATTACTTGTTCAAGATCGGTCTGTATTAGGAGGTAATGCCTCTAGTGAAATTCGAGTCTTGGTCAATGGTGTGAATCACTTAAAACCAGATTGGATACCAGAAAGAGAAACTGGAATTATTGAAGAGATTTTACTTCATAATAGATTTAATAATCCTCAAGAATCTTTTTCTGTATGGGATCATGTATTATATGATTTTGTGATCAGAGAACCCCACCTCGAACTATTACTAAATACTCAAGCAGTCAATGTTGAAATGACGGGTAGTAGTATCAAGAAAGCCATTTGTTGGCAAAATAGTACAGAAACAGAATATCATATTTCTGCTCAACAGTTTGTCGATTGTTCAGGTGATGGGTTACTAGCAGCAAGTGCTGGTGCAGAATATAGAACAGGACGAGAAGCTGGAAGTGAGTTCAATGAGAAGTATGCCCCAGAAGAAGCTGATGGTTGGCAAATGGGTGCCAGTTTATTGATAGCAGGGAAAGACATGGGAAAACCAACAGCCTATTCTCCTCCTTCTTTCGCCATCCCATTTGACCTGAAAAAATCTAACCCTCGCAGAAAAGTGCGTTCTTTTAATGAGGGCTATTGGTGGGTAGAAGTAGGATCTAAGCATGATATTATCGCCGAACAAGATGAAATACAACACAAACTGATGGGGTATGTACATGGTGTTTGGGACTATATAAAAAACTCAGGGGATTTTGAAGGAACTGAAAATTATGCTTTAGAATGGATTGGCTCTGTTCCGGGAAGAAGAGAATCTCGAAGATTTATGGGAGACCATATTTTATCAGAAAGAGACCTTGTTGATCATCAACATTTTGATGATGCTGTAGCCTATGGAGGATGGTCGCTGGACGAGCACAACCCAGGTGGTATTGAAAACTTGGATGAGCCTCCTAGCTATTTCCATTATCATTTTAAGAAAGTTTACCAGATCCCATTTAGAAGTTTATATTCAAGAAATATTGATAATCTTCTATTTAGTGGACGTAATATTAGTCAGACTCATATTGCATTGTCTTCGACTAGAGTTATGGCAACTTGTGCTTTGATGGGACAAGCTACGGGAACAGCCGCTGCCTTGTGTGTTCAGCATAAGAAAAACCCAAGAGGCATTTATCAGAAACATATGGTTGAGCTTCAGGAAAAGCTAATGTTGAATGATGCCTTTATTCCAGATCATCCTGCTATGGATAAAGATGATTTGGCCAAAGAAGTGAAACAATGGTCGGCTTCCTCAACACAATCCGGTGACGTTAATCTATTAAATGATGGATGGTCTAGAGATTTTAAAGGAGTTCTACATCATTGGTCTACTGACCAGATCCCTGCTTCTGTGCAAATGGAATGGGAAAAGCCTGTGGCATTATCTTCTATCGTTCTAAAGTGTGACACTAATGTTCAGATGAATATTATGATGAGGAATAATTACAATAACAGAAAGATCTTTACAGATACTGTTCCACCTGAACTTCTTAAAGACTTAAATCTTGAAGCAAGAATTAACGGTAAATGGGTTACTATAGGCACTATTACCGATAATAAAACAAGGCGTATAAAGTTTAATTTTGATACGATTAAAACTACATCTCTCCGAGTAAATATCAATGAAACATATGGTAGTTCTATCGCCAAACTCTTTGAAGTTAGAGCTTACGAAAAGTCAGTAATCAGTTAG
- a CDS encoding glycoside hydrolase family 127 protein, with protein MKKLLAVACAAVMSHWAVAQEKGILGQEDSPNVALKSINIGDCKWTEGFWADKFDVAEHSMVPYMGEVLTGDVGHALNNFKIAAGMKEGEHKGMRWHDGDFYKWMEAAMYVYAQNGDEKIKEEIDGYIDIISKAQEEDGYLQTFIQLTDDVDRYENRKYHEMYNSGHLLTSACIHYRITGERKFLNIAIKHADLLYTIFSPSTKQYGRFGFNQTQIMGLVELYRTTKDKRYLDLAEIFINNRGKYKVEDHPTTVGYPIGDMVQERTPLRESSEAVGHAVLALYYYAGAADVAAETGEQALVDALDRLWENVTEQKMYVTGAVGQAHYGASSHRDKIEEGFIGEYMMPNMTAYNETCANVCNSMFSYRMLGLHGESKYADVMELVLYNSALSGISIEGKNYFYSNPLRMVNGSRDYKLHNTETPHRLPYLECFCCPPNLVRTIAKSSAWAYSLSKNGIAVNLYGGNRLDTKLEDGSTLILNQVTNYPWEGSVNITVEKCKKDAFDMMLRIPEWAVGTTVKVNGEAVKAKVENGKFTTINRKWRKGDIISIDMPMETKLVEGHPRIEEARNQVAVKRGPVVYCMETPDLPEDAQILDVYIQGNTPLVASYNKDLLGGITTVETTLLIRTNQSESKMYNTVDKPEFKQYKTKLVPYYSWSNRGDAEMTVFMPVVWSDL; from the coding sequence ATGAAGAAATTATTAGCAGTGGCATGTGCAGCAGTGATGTCACATTGGGCAGTAGCTCAAGAGAAAGGTATATTAGGACAGGAGGATTCTCCAAATGTTGCTTTAAAGAGTATTAATATTGGAGATTGTAAATGGACAGAAGGTTTCTGGGCAGATAAGTTTGATGTGGCAGAACACTCTATGGTTCCATATATGGGAGAGGTATTAACAGGTGATGTTGGGCATGCTTTAAATAACTTCAAGATTGCTGCAGGCATGAAAGAAGGAGAGCATAAAGGAATGCGCTGGCATGATGGTGATTTCTATAAATGGATGGAAGCAGCCATGTATGTATATGCTCAAAATGGAGATGAAAAAATCAAAGAAGAAATTGACGGGTATATTGATATCATCAGTAAGGCACAAGAGGAAGATGGGTATCTACAGACTTTTATTCAGTTAACAGATGATGTTGATCGATATGAAAACCGTAAGTACCATGAGATGTATAATTCAGGTCACTTATTAACATCTGCATGTATTCATTACAGAATTACTGGAGAAAGAAAGTTCTTAAATATTGCGATTAAACATGCTGATCTGCTATATACTATTTTTAGTCCAAGTACAAAACAGTATGGCCGCTTTGGTTTTAATCAAACTCAAATCATGGGATTGGTTGAGCTTTACAGAACAACGAAGGATAAACGTTATTTAGATTTAGCTGAAATCTTTATCAACAATAGAGGGAAATACAAAGTAGAAGATCATCCAACTACAGTAGGTTATCCTATTGGTGATATGGTACAGGAGAGAACTCCTTTAAGAGAATCTTCAGAAGCAGTAGGACATGCTGTATTAGCTTTATATTATTATGCAGGTGCAGCAGATGTTGCAGCAGAAACAGGAGAACAAGCGTTGGTAGATGCTTTGGATCGTCTTTGGGAGAATGTTACAGAACAAAAAATGTATGTAACAGGAGCTGTTGGACAAGCACACTACGGAGCTTCATCACATAGAGATAAAATTGAAGAAGGGTTTATCGGTGAGTACATGATGCCTAACATGACGGCCTATAATGAAACTTGTGCGAATGTTTGTAATTCCATGTTCTCTTATAGAATGTTAGGCTTACATGGAGAATCAAAATACGCTGATGTAATGGAATTAGTGTTATATAATTCTGCACTATCAGGTATTTCTATCGAAGGGAAAAATTACTTTTACTCGAATCCATTAAGAATGGTCAACGGTTCAAGAGATTATAAACTTCATAATACAGAAACTCCACATAGATTACCATATTTAGAGTGTTTCTGTTGCCCTCCAAACTTGGTGAGAACGATTGCTAAATCTTCTGCTTGGGCATATAGCTTATCAAAAAATGGTATTGCAGTAAACCTTTACGGAGGAAACCGTTTAGATACAAAATTAGAAGATGGGTCTACACTAATCCTGAATCAAGTAACAAATTACCCTTGGGAAGGCTCTGTAAATATTACAGTTGAAAAATGTAAGAAAGATGCTTTTGATATGATGTTACGTATTCCTGAATGGGCAGTAGGTACAACAGTTAAAGTGAATGGAGAAGCTGTGAAAGCTAAGGTGGAGAATGGTAAGTTTACGACGATCAATAGAAAATGGAGAAAAGGTGATATCATCTCTATTGATATGCCAATGGAGACGAAATTGGTAGAAGGCCACCCTAGAATTGAAGAAGCAAGAAACCAAGTAGCAGTGAAGAGAGGTCCAGTAGTGTATTGTATGGAAACACCTGACCTTCCTGAAGATGCTCAAATATTAGATGTATATATCCAAGGAAATACACCATTGGTAGCATCTTATAATAAAGATTTATTAGGAGGCATTACTACAGTAGAAACAACATTATTGATTAGAACAAATCAATCAGAAAGTAAGATGTATAATACTGTAGACAAGCCAGAATTTAAACAGTATAAAACGAAATTAGTCCCTTACTATTCATGGAGTAATAGAGGTGACGCTGAAATGACGGTATTTATGCCGGTTGTGTGGAGCGACTTATAG
- a CDS encoding glycoside hydrolase family 2 TIM barrel-domain containing protein, producing MKKLHYFPISFLLLLSQLVWAQINDWENEMMFEENKLSSRVPTYSYASTSLALEDDRSKSRVLFLNGQWKFNFVEKEEDRPLDFFKTNYKAKDWADIKVPSNWELEGYGQPIYTNIVYPFTPNIVELAKKSIKQSTYLGPQPPKPPYIYRDNPVGSYIKEFTVPEDWKEQSVILHFGGVSSAFYVWVNGKKVGYSQGSRLAAEFDITEYLQSGKNKLAVQVFRWSDGSYLEDQDMWRLSGIHREVMLLAQPKVSLNDFHVRTKFDAQLQDATLSIRPRVWVKSIDTELKKWTVSAQLYDENKNPVLEDKLSLSVDEIYNERWPQRDVNKFGMMETKIRLPKKWSAEQPNLYQLVFEVTNPNGEVVEARTQKIGFRQIEFGKNNELLINGEEVKIMGVNRHDHHPTRGKALTREDIKKDVELVKQFNFNAIRTSHYPNDPYFYQLCNEYGIYVMDEANVEAHALGSYIPQNPRWPAAIISRVIRMVERDKNHPCVISWSLGNEAGTGPAFAAASAWVKDYDPTRFIHYEGAQGDPTHPNYQEDKKAIKAINRAPFMANPRDPSYVDVISRMYARIDQIENLATSPYINRPMILCEYVHGMGNSLGTIGDYWDAIRSHKNLIGGFIWDMVDQGLVKTNENGEQFYAYGGDFGDLPNDTNFCINGVFSPDKKPNPHAWEVKYVFQPVVFEKVVGKETAVHIINRFDFTNLNQYNLNWELQEEGITVKSGTFGNIDLAPKQSLQLEVPVRENQLKPNKEYWLRLTLNEKQDRLWCKKGYEVAYEHLQIQSVNKKEYVSSSKSSIQLDKSSEQFLFEGKGFAIRFEKTTGALVSYVKDGEELMASPMKPNFWRPLTDNDRRFRKFQYKMKVWKEASEKLITDKVEITKTSEEQYKLKVAQHYGDKINVTTLYTIHSDGTVGVALNLDADKSLPELPKFGMTMAVSKKLTQSSYYGNGPWESYADRKRAVKIGRYEQPTDSLFYNYVMPQENGNHTDVRWLKLTSKNSKKGLEVTGDFNFSIWPYTIENIDNAKHPFDLKKQNFYTLNIDLFQAGVGGMQAKPLPYQQHPSGKYTLEFMFGGVSKHHRISQ from the coding sequence ATGAAAAAACTTCACTATTTTCCAATAAGTTTTCTTCTTCTGTTATCACAGTTGGTATGGGCTCAGATCAATGACTGGGAAAACGAAATGATGTTTGAAGAAAACAAACTATCCTCTAGAGTACCTACTTATTCTTATGCATCAACATCGTTGGCATTGGAAGATGACCGATCAAAAAGTAGAGTGCTATTTTTAAATGGACAATGGAAATTCAACTTTGTCGAAAAAGAAGAAGATAGACCCTTAGACTTTTTTAAAACTAACTATAAAGCTAAAGACTGGGCAGACATTAAAGTGCCATCTAATTGGGAATTAGAAGGGTATGGTCAGCCTATTTATACCAATATCGTCTATCCTTTTACACCTAATATTGTTGAATTGGCAAAAAAATCGATCAAGCAATCAACATATTTGGGACCACAGCCACCAAAGCCTCCTTACATTTATAGAGACAATCCGGTGGGTAGTTATATTAAAGAATTTACGGTTCCAGAAGATTGGAAAGAGCAGTCTGTAATACTTCATTTTGGTGGGGTATCTTCAGCTTTTTATGTATGGGTAAACGGTAAAAAAGTAGGATATAGTCAAGGTAGCCGTTTGGCTGCAGAGTTTGATATTACAGAGTACTTACAATCAGGAAAAAATAAGCTTGCTGTACAAGTATTTAGATGGTCAGACGGTAGTTATTTGGAAGATCAAGATATGTGGCGTTTGTCAGGTATTCATAGAGAAGTGATGCTATTGGCACAACCTAAGGTTTCACTTAATGACTTTCATGTACGAACAAAGTTTGATGCTCAATTGCAAGATGCAACTCTTTCTATCCGCCCAAGAGTTTGGGTGAAATCTATAGATACAGAGTTAAAAAAATGGACGGTTTCTGCACAGCTATATGATGAAAATAAAAATCCTGTATTAGAAGATAAGTTATCGTTATCTGTCGATGAAATTTATAATGAAAGATGGCCACAAAGGGACGTCAATAAGTTTGGGATGATGGAAACGAAGATCCGTTTACCCAAAAAATGGTCGGCGGAGCAACCCAATCTTTACCAATTGGTCTTCGAAGTAACCAACCCAAATGGTGAGGTAGTGGAGGCAAGAACACAAAAGATAGGGTTTAGACAGATCGAATTCGGGAAAAACAATGAGTTGTTGATTAATGGAGAGGAGGTCAAAATTATGGGTGTTAACCGTCATGATCATCACCCCACCAGAGGCAAGGCATTAACAAGAGAAGATATCAAGAAAGATGTAGAGCTGGTGAAACAGTTCAACTTTAATGCGATAAGAACATCACACTATCCTAACGATCCGTATTTCTATCAGCTTTGTAATGAGTATGGAATTTATGTAATGGATGAAGCCAATGTAGAAGCACATGCACTAGGTTCATATATTCCTCAAAACCCACGTTGGCCTGCAGCAATTATAAGTAGAGTGATTCGTATGGTGGAGAGAGATAAAAATCATCCTTGCGTAATCTCTTGGTCATTGGGTAATGAAGCAGGAACAGGTCCTGCGTTTGCAGCTGCCTCAGCATGGGTAAAAGACTATGATCCTACAAGGTTTATACATTATGAAGGTGCCCAAGGAGATCCAACGCACCCAAATTACCAAGAAGATAAAAAGGCTATCAAAGCGATTAATAGAGCTCCATTTATGGCAAATCCAAGGGATCCATCATATGTGGATGTGATCAGTAGAATGTATGCGAGAATAGATCAAATTGAAAATTTAGCGACTTCTCCCTATATCAATAGACCGATGATTTTATGTGAATATGTACATGGAATGGGTAATTCGTTAGGTACAATTGGAGACTATTGGGATGCGATCAGATCTCATAAAAACCTTATAGGTGGTTTTATCTGGGATATGGTGGATCAAGGATTAGTAAAAACAAATGAGAATGGAGAGCAATTTTATGCATACGGAGGTGACTTTGGTGATTTACCAAACGATACTAATTTCTGTATCAATGGTGTTTTCTCACCAGATAAAAAGCCTAATCCACATGCATGGGAGGTGAAATATGTATTCCAGCCGGTAGTTTTTGAAAAGGTGGTAGGGAAAGAAACAGCTGTTCATATTATCAACCGTTTCGACTTTACTAACTTAAATCAGTACAATTTAAATTGGGAATTACAGGAAGAAGGAATAACGGTTAAATCAGGGACATTTGGGAATATTGATTTAGCTCCCAAACAATCACTTCAGCTAGAGGTACCCGTTAGGGAAAATCAATTAAAACCCAATAAAGAATATTGGTTGAGATTAACATTGAACGAAAAACAAGATCGTTTGTGGTGTAAGAAAGGATATGAAGTAGCCTATGAACATCTACAAATTCAATCAGTAAATAAAAAAGAATACGTTTCTTCTTCTAAGTCATCGATTCAACTGGATAAAAGTTCGGAGCAATTCCTTTTTGAAGGTAAAGGTTTTGCCATTCGATTTGAAAAAACAACGGGTGCCTTGGTTTCTTATGTAAAAGATGGAGAGGAGCTAATGGCTTCACCCATGAAGCCAAACTTCTGGAGGCCACTTACAGATAATGATAGAAGATTCAGAAAATTCCAATATAAAATGAAAGTTTGGAAGGAAGCTTCTGAAAAACTTATTACTGATAAAGTGGAAATAACGAAAACTTCTGAAGAACAGTACAAGTTGAAGGTCGCTCAACATTATGGAGATAAAATTAATGTAACAACACTATATACAATTCACAGTGATGGAACAGTGGGCGTAGCATTGAACTTAGATGCTGATAAGTCACTGCCTGAATTACCAAAATTTGGAATGACCATGGCTGTTTCTAAGAAATTAACTCAATCTAGCTATTATGGAAATGGTCCTTGGGAAAGTTATGCAGATAGAAAAAGAGCAGTAAAAATAGGCCGCTATGAACAACCTACAGACAGCCTTTTTTACAACTATGTAATGCCTCAAGAAAATGGGAACCATACCGATGTGAGATGGTTGAAATTAACTTCCAAAAATTCGAAGAAAGGCCTAGAAGTTACAGGAGACTTTAATTTTTCAATATGGCCTTATACCATTGAAAATATTGACAATGCAAAACATCCTTTTGACCTAAAGAAACAAAACTTTTACACTTTGAACATAGATTTGTTTCAGGCCGGTGTAGGTGGAATGCAAGCAAAACCCCTTCCATATCAGCAACATCCGTCAGGTAAATATACTTTAGAGTTTATGTTTGGAGGTGTAAGTAAACACCATAGAATTAGCCAATAG
- a CDS encoding sulfatase, producing the protein MRKSFQFLLLLIIFSACSSINKKNEVERKPNVLFISIDDLRPELGCYDSSIAITPHLDELSSQGLQFNNAYCQQAICSPSRASLMTGARPETINVIENYTYFRDENPDIITLPQHFRANGYETMNCGKVYHGKYKDQEKSWSKQPNKKLLGYKFGKNLVGGYVLKENQETFKKNKAAMIEKYGKEAKYGLGMGPAFECADVPDNTYIDGMNADLAIANIKAMVAENPDKPFFMGLGFISPHLNFIAPKKYWDLYDREEIQLSTQTSAPENGAAMGLHASFELRTRANIPNKGKIDDRLATDLIHSYLATSSYVDAQIGKVIHALKKEGLLENTIIMVWSDHGYHLGEMGIWGKATNYEIATRVPLIVWTPDQAKQSRGVQSNALVELVDMFPTLCDLAGIEKPSHLEGQSFAPLLEEPNQTWKSAVFSQYPTPALREWAANPLSKGMRETYFGPLIEEVEDNIREQMKEKWDRELFENDIMGYAMRNKDFRLVVWKNRKAPNEAPLFIELYDHKNDPHETKNIASTSPGLVAKLMAQMELGWKGNQAVLTQ; encoded by the coding sequence ATGAGAAAAAGTTTCCAATTTTTACTATTACTTATCATTTTTTCGGCATGCTCTTCCATCAATAAGAAAAATGAAGTAGAAAGAAAACCAAATGTGTTGTTTATCTCTATAGATGATCTAAGACCAGAACTTGGCTGTTATGATTCTTCTATAGCTATTACCCCTCACTTAGACGAACTATCGAGTCAGGGTTTACAGTTTAATAATGCTTATTGTCAACAAGCCATTTGTAGTCCTTCAAGAGCAAGTTTAATGACAGGCGCAAGACCTGAAACAATTAATGTGATTGAAAACTACACTTACTTTAGAGATGAAAATCCTGATATTATCACTTTACCTCAACACTTTAGAGCCAATGGTTATGAAACCATGAACTGTGGTAAGGTATATCATGGTAAGTACAAGGATCAAGAGAAGTCTTGGTCAAAACAACCAAATAAAAAACTGTTAGGTTACAAGTTTGGTAAAAACTTGGTAGGTGGATATGTCTTAAAAGAAAATCAAGAAACTTTTAAGAAGAATAAAGCTGCCATGATCGAAAAATATGGTAAAGAAGCAAAATATGGTTTGGGTATGGGACCTGCTTTTGAATGTGCAGATGTACCGGACAATACATATATCGATGGGATGAACGCAGACCTAGCTATTGCAAATATTAAAGCAATGGTTGCTGAAAACCCAGATAAACCCTTCTTCATGGGGTTAGGGTTTATATCCCCTCACTTAAACTTTATTGCACCAAAAAAATACTGGGATCTATATGACAGAGAAGAGATACAATTAAGTACTCAAACTTCAGCTCCTGAAAACGGAGCAGCAATGGGATTACATGCTTCTTTTGAATTAAGAACTAGAGCAAATATTCCAAACAAAGGAAAAATTGATGATCGTTTGGCTACTGATCTTATCCATTCTTATTTAGCAACTTCTAGTTATGTTGATGCCCAAATCGGGAAAGTCATTCATGCTTTGAAGAAAGAAGGACTTCTAGAAAACACAATCATTATGGTATGGTCTGACCATGGATATCATTTAGGTGAGATGGGTATTTGGGGTAAGGCAACGAACTACGAAATTGCGACTAGAGTTCCTTTGATCGTATGGACACCTGATCAGGCCAAACAAAGCAGAGGTGTACAATCTAATGCTTTAGTAGAATTGGTTGATATGTTCCCTACTCTTTGTGATTTAGCAGGTATTGAGAAACCTTCGCATCTTGAAGGACAATCTTTTGCTCCTCTGCTAGAAGAGCCTAATCAAACATGGAAATCTGCAGTATTTAGCCAGTACCCTACTCCGGCATTAAGAGAATGGGCTGCAAACCCGTTATCAAAAGGTATGAGAGAAACATATTTCGGTCCTCTTATTGAAGAAGTAGAAGACAATATCAGAGAACAAATGAAGGAGAAATGGGATCGAGAATTATTCGAAAATGACATCATGGGATATGCAATGAGAAACAAGGACTTTAGATTGGTGGTATGGAAAAATAGAAAAGCACCTAATGAAGCTCCGTTGTTTATCGAATTATATGATCATAAAAATGATCCTCATGAAACTAAAAATATCGCTTCAACATCTCCAGGATTAGTGGCCAAACTCATGGCACAAATGGAATTGGGTTGGAAAGGAAATCAAGCTGTTTTAACACAATAA
- a CDS encoding RagB/SusD family nutrient uptake outer membrane protein — MNLVSKNIFRCIIILVGISALTSCTKDYLTEINPNETTIKDFYQNLDDSEAGLTAVYASMMNHYMWNFGEEACRSDLGYPGMDRPTPTSRLLAYYQHTYTETSDEINKKWAALYNGIFKANQVIHGLQFESMEEYKEEELWGLQMAQARFFRGLFHFYAHQAFNNGEVIIRDSWVDANNMYKAVSPADSVLNFVREDLKYAYEHLPANYNNTAITDVSGSARVTKGSAAMILANSYLFDFVDGANYDSAAYYYNDVIYNSEYGYALETDMSKIFTTAGAFNSESILEIAYSNDVRPDLNNWDEVNGQNRWAAVFSPQSYGGNRQSIPVGWVAYAYKTEQVDPSDARNTVEVEGSSFARNISMRASAMMALAEDDLTPYYQIGSVSEADPFRAGGARSPEFGYYKQFSNYDILDSERSLPMGNQRSAKNVVINRLSEAYLNLAECKIQMGQLNQAINLINEVRSRWGLVLLGSSTDGSKTFDGLSYNATNLMDHIMYVEKPLELSVEGHQIRWIDLRRWGIIKENFQRISSQNYWVVHFKDARTYSQKTLWNSSIIPGGDTHPTPEKEFTARPNYKIVDGESALMNYIPSLHDFYPIPTSELSTNPGVKG; from the coding sequence ATGAATTTAGTATCAAAAAACATCTTTAGATGTATAATAATATTGGTTGGTATTTCTGCCCTAACATCTTGTACTAAAGATTATTTGACAGAAATCAACCCGAACGAAACAACGATTAAAGATTTCTACCAAAACTTAGATGATTCTGAAGCGGGGTTAACTGCTGTATATGCTTCGATGATGAATCACTACATGTGGAATTTTGGAGAAGAAGCTTGTCGCTCTGATTTAGGTTACCCTGGTATGGATAGACCCACTCCTACAAGTAGGTTGTTGGCTTACTATCAACATACATACACTGAAACAAGTGATGAAATCAATAAGAAGTGGGCGGCATTATACAATGGTATTTTTAAAGCCAACCAAGTGATCCATGGTTTACAATTTGAATCGATGGAAGAGTACAAAGAAGAAGAGCTTTGGGGTTTACAAATGGCTCAAGCGCGTTTCTTCAGAGGTTTATTCCATTTCTATGCACACCAAGCATTCAATAATGGTGAAGTAATTATTAGAGATTCTTGGGTAGATGCTAACAATATGTATAAAGCAGTTTCTCCAGCAGATTCAGTACTGAATTTTGTGAGAGAAGATTTAAAATATGCTTATGAACACCTTCCTGCCAACTACAATAACACAGCAATTACAGATGTAAGTGGTAGTGCGAGAGTGACGAAAGGATCTGCAGCGATGATTTTAGCAAATTCTTACCTTTTCGATTTTGTAGACGGAGCGAATTATGATTCAGCAGCTTACTATTATAATGATGTAATTTATAATTCAGAATATGGTTATGCTCTTGAAACGGATATGAGTAAAATCTTCACTACCGCAGGAGCTTTCAATTCTGAATCGATTCTAGAAATTGCATATTCTAATGATGTTCGTCCAGATTTAAATAACTGGGATGAGGTAAATGGTCAAAACAGATGGGCTGCGGTATTCTCACCTCAAAGTTATGGTGGAAACAGACAATCAATTCCTGTAGGTTGGGTAGCATATGCTTATAAAACAGAGCAGGTAGATCCATCAGATGCTAGAAATACAGTAGAAGTAGAAGGATCTTCATTTGCCAGAAATATTTCAATGAGAGCATCAGCTATGATGGCCTTGGCAGAAGATGATTTAACTCCTTATTACCAAATTGGTTCAGTATCTGAAGCGGACCCATTTAGAGCAGGTGGAGCAAGGTCTCCAGAATTTGGCTACTACAAACAGTTCAGTAACTATGATATTTTAGACAGCGAAAGAAGTTTACCAATGGGTAACCAACGTTCTGCTAAAAATGTAGTAATCAATAGATTGTCTGAAGCTTATTTAAACCTTGCTGAGTGTAAAATTCAAATGGGACAGCTGAACCAAGCAATCAATTTGATTAATGAAGTGAGATCTCGTTGGGGCTTAGTATTATTAGGTTCATCAACAGATGGAAGTAAAACTTTTGATGGGTTATCATACAATGCGACGAATTTAATGGATCACATTATGTATGTAGAAAAACCACTTGAGCTTTCTGTAGAAGGTCATCAGATCAGATGGATTGATTTAAGAAGATGGGGTATTATCAAAGAAAATTTCCAGAGAATTTCTAGCCAAAATTATTGGGTAGTTCACTTCAAAGATGCAAGAACTTATTCTCAGAAGACGCTTTGGAATTCTAGTATTATCCCTGGTGGAGATACGCATCCTACTCCGGAAAAGGAATTTACAGCTCGTCCAAACTACAAGATTGTAGATGGTGAGTCAGCATTGATGAACTACATTCCATCATTGCATGATTTCTATCCGATACCAACTTCTGAGTTGTCGACGAATCCAGGTGTAAAAGGCTAA